In the Ruminococcus sp. OA3 genome, one interval contains:
- a CDS encoding DUF3786 domain-containing protein: MNFDYEKDNKERIPYEHYLERFQQEDPLVISGRTQIPYDEVRKIFTLRLMGSTYEISWPEYEVHATEDSIGYYPLEQASNARILVLRYLLEGSAAPSSGNFLTYREIPWGEVYFKQFQGRCIFRLAFGFGSKIPKFQEVMERLGAAKISYGDCSYEFEFMNNLYLRFILWEGDDEFPPSAQILFSDNFPVAFHGEDMAVVGDISIGMIKALSVMQQ, translated from the coding sequence ATGAATTTTGATTATGAAAAAGACAACAAGGAACGGATTCCCTATGAGCATTATCTGGAGCGATTCCAGCAGGAGGATCCACTTGTGATCAGTGGCAGAACACAGATTCCATATGATGAAGTGAGAAAGATTTTTACACTCCGACTGATGGGAAGTACGTATGAGATTTCCTGGCCGGAGTATGAGGTTCATGCAACAGAAGACTCCATCGGATACTATCCGCTGGAACAGGCATCCAACGCCAGAATACTGGTACTGCGTTACCTGCTGGAGGGCAGTGCGGCCCCTTCCTCAGGAAATTTCCTGACATATCGGGAAATTCCATGGGGTGAAGTGTATTTTAAACAGTTTCAGGGACGCTGTATCTTTCGGCTGGCATTTGGATTTGGAAGTAAGATTCCAAAATTCCAGGAGGTTATGGAACGTCTGGGAGCAGCGAAAATCAGTTATGGTGACTGCTCGTATGAATTTGAATTTATGAATAATCTTTATCTGAGATTTATTCTCTGGGAAGGGGACGATGAGTTCCCGCCGTCGGCGCAGATTTTGTTTTCGGACAATTTTCCGGTGGCATTTCACGGGGAGGATATGGCTGTGGTGGGTGACATATCGATCGGTATGATCAAAGCACTCTCTGTCATGCAACAATAA
- a CDS encoding cyclodeaminase/cyclohydrolase family protein, with protein MGFSSLQCDEFVEILASKSAVPGGGGASALVAAIGTALGNMVGSLTVGKKKYIDIEEEMLALKARCDIMQNELLNLVERDAEFFEPLSKAYGMPKDTEEQKAEKERVMENALKVACSVPMEIMAACCEAIDIIADFAGKGSSLAVSDAGVGIEFCKAALKGASLNVYINTKAMKDREYAEALNAKCDAMLDYYPKKAEKIYNSILNRLK; from the coding sequence ATGGGATTTTCTAGTCTGCAGTGTGATGAATTTGTAGAGATACTTGCTTCCAAATCAGCAGTACCGGGCGGAGGCGGAGCATCTGCACTTGTGGCCGCGATCGGTACGGCGCTTGGCAATATGGTAGGATCTCTGACGGTTGGAAAGAAAAAATATATTGATATCGAAGAAGAAATGCTGGCTCTGAAGGCGCGCTGTGATATCATGCAGAATGAGCTTTTGAATCTGGTAGAGAGAGATGCGGAATTCTTTGAGCCTCTTTCCAAGGCGTACGGTATGCCAAAGGACACAGAAGAGCAGAAGGCTGAAAAAGAACGGGTGATGGAGAACGCACTGAAAGTAGCCTGCAGCGTACCGATGGAAATTATGGCAGCATGCTGTGAGGCGATCGATATTATTGCAGACTTCGCAGGCAAAGGCTCTTCTCTGGCGGTCAGCGATGCAGGAGTAGGCATTGAATTCTGTAAAGCTGCGCTGAAAGGTGCAAGTTTAAATGTTTATATCAACACGAAAGCAATGAAAGACCGTGAATATGCGGAAGCTTTGAATGCGAAGTGTGATGCAATGCTGGATTACTATCCAAAAAAGGCAGAAAAGATTTATAACAGTATCTTAAATCGCTTGAAATGA
- the acsD gene encoding acetyl-CoA decarbonylase/synthase complex subunit delta, producing the protein MPFNSKPQKFNASIKTVEIGCGDKAITLGGESVFPFYTFDGPIDNAPKVGVEITDMGLINATPELITYYGENASMADMAAKATAMEGADFIYLSLEGGDPNGENKSVEELVAVVNEVAGATDLPLVVAGCKNVEKDAELLPKVAEALQGKNVVIMPAKEENYKAIGAAAGLAYNQKLGAESAVDINLAKQLNVVTTQLGVKADSIIMNVGTATAGYGYEYVVSTMDRIKAAALSQDDAMLQMPILTPVASETWNVKESMATEEDMPEWGSREERGISMEIMTAAADLVSGSNAVVLQHPQSVATISKMIKELV; encoded by the coding sequence ATGCCGTTTAATTCTAAACCACAAAAGTTTAATGCATCTATCAAGACCGTTGAGATCGGATGCGGAGACAAAGCAATCACATTAGGAGGAGAAAGTGTATTTCCTTTCTACACATTTGATGGACCAATCGATAATGCACCGAAAGTTGGTGTTGAAATCACAGATATGGGCCTGATTAATGCAACACCGGAGTTAATTACATACTATGGTGAAAATGCATCCATGGCAGATATGGCAGCGAAAGCTACCGCTATGGAAGGTGCTGATTTTATTTACCTGAGCCTGGAAGGCGGAGATCCGAACGGGGAAAACAAGTCTGTTGAAGAACTCGTTGCAGTCGTGAATGAAGTTGCAGGTGCAACAGATCTTCCGTTGGTAGTTGCAGGATGTAAGAACGTTGAAAAAGATGCAGAACTGCTTCCGAAGGTAGCAGAAGCCCTGCAGGGTAAAAACGTTGTCATCATGCCTGCAAAAGAAGAAAACTACAAAGCAATTGGTGCTGCGGCAGGACTTGCTTACAACCAGAAACTGGGTGCTGAGTCTGCAGTAGATATCAACCTTGCAAAACAGCTGAACGTTGTTACAACACAGCTGGGCGTAAAAGCTGACAGCATCATCATGAATGTTGGTACTGCAACAGCAGGTTACGGTTATGAATATGTAGTTTCTACAATGGACAGAATCAAAGCAGCAGCTTTGTCACAGGATGATGCTATGCTCCAGATGCCAATTCTTACACCGGTTGCTTCCGAGACATGGAATGTTAAAGAATCCATGGCGACAGAAGAAGATATGCCGGAATGGGGTTCTAGAGAGGAAAGAGGAATCTCCATGGAAATTATGACAGCAGCAGCTGACTTAGTATCCGGATCCAATGCTGTAGTTTTACAACATCCTCAATCCGTTGCAACCATTTCAAAAATGATTAAAGAATTAGTGTAA
- a CDS encoding bifunctional 5,10-methylenetetrahydrofolate dehydrogenase/5,10-methenyltetrahydrofolate cyclohydrolase: MARQLLGKEVTAALNERIKADVKKLEEKGVTPTLGIIRVGERPDDVSYERGAVKRCETLGVAYEKFLLPADVTQEELMKTIDKVNHNDGIHGVLIFRPLPKHLDEEAVVKALAPEKDVDGITDGSMVGVFTSTPQGFPPCTPQACMEILDHYGIDCTGKKAVVVGRSLVVGKPAAMMLLKKNATVTICHTRTKDMPSVVKEAEIVIVAAGRAGVVDDTYLSPGQIVIDVGINVNEEGKLCGDVDFEKAEPVVEAITPVPGGVGSVTTSVLVGHVVEAAMRKMY, encoded by the coding sequence ATGGCTAGACAGCTGCTGGGAAAAGAAGTGACAGCTGCTTTGAATGAACGAATCAAAGCGGATGTAAAAAAACTGGAAGAAAAAGGGGTGACTCCAACACTCGGTATTATCCGGGTGGGAGAGCGTCCGGATGATGTATCATATGAGCGCGGGGCGGTAAAACGCTGTGAGACACTTGGAGTAGCTTATGAGAAGTTTCTGCTTCCTGCAGACGTGACGCAGGAAGAGCTGATGAAGACAATCGATAAAGTAAACCATAACGACGGCATTCACGGAGTGTTGATCTTCCGTCCGCTCCCGAAGCACCTGGATGAGGAAGCCGTTGTCAAAGCGCTGGCCCCGGAGAAAGATGTTGACGGCATCACAGACGGATCAATGGTTGGGGTGTTTACGAGCACACCGCAGGGATTTCCGCCATGTACACCGCAGGCGTGCATGGAGATTCTGGACCATTACGGGATCGACTGTACAGGGAAAAAGGCTGTCGTAGTCGGACGAAGCCTTGTTGTGGGAAAACCTGCAGCGATGATGCTGCTAAAGAAAAATGCCACGGTTACAATCTGTCATACGAGGACGAAGGACATGCCTTCTGTTGTAAAAGAAGCGGAGATTGTTATTGTCGCAGCCGGACGCGCGGGAGTGGTGGATGATACCTATCTTTCACCGGGCCAGATCGTGATCGATGTGGGTATCAATGTGAATGAAGAGGGCAAACTGTGCGGGGATGTTGATTTTGAAAAGGCTGAACCTGTTGTAGAAGCGATTACGCCTGTTCCGGGCGGTGTGGGCAGTGTTACCACATCTGTTCTGGTCGGACATGTTGTGGAAGCGGCTATGCGTAAAATGTACTGA
- the acsV gene encoding corrinoid activation/regeneration protein AcsV, translated as MYKVTFQFESGEVVETFATSGENLLEVARKTNVAIDAPCSGNASCGKCRVKLVGGELDSKKTRHISEEEYEQGWRLACVSTIEADVVVMVPDIASAYRSRMKVADLSSQDEVAIFEKTKAGIEEAGIALHNSLRTISITMDIPTLDDTMPDNERLVRALKKATGAERVQLPYTVMCKLPDVLRASDFTVQCVLRTAANGHIFVYDVYEKDEDVVIGGLAIDIGTTTVSGLIINMETGEIIGKASSGNGQIRYGADVINRIIESLKPGGKERLQNAVIQETINPMIEQMCRANGFDPKHIYRMCVAGNTTMNHLFAGINADPLRMEPYIPAFFKTNAFYASDLNININPDAHLIIAPNIGSYVGGDITAGTLVSMIWNKPEFSLFIDLGTNGELVFGNSDFLMSCACSAGPAFEGGDISCGMRATDGAIEACVIDKDTMEPTFEIIGASDEKPIGLCGSGIIDVISELYRCGIINPKGKFAREGKRIRHDKYGMGSYVLAFQEEAASVKDIEITEVDIDNFIRAKGAIFSAIRTMLSSLDFDISMVEEVYVAGGIGSGINMENAVNIGMLPDIPLDKFHYIGNSSLSGAYAMLLSTEAEKKTYEVASNMTYLELSAVPTYMDEFVASCFIPHTDNSMFPSVTLK; from the coding sequence ATGTACAAAGTAACTTTTCAGTTTGAGAGTGGCGAAGTGGTTGAAACCTTCGCCACTTCCGGTGAAAACCTTCTGGAGGTAGCCAGAAAAACGAATGTAGCTATCGACGCCCCATGCTCCGGCAATGCATCCTGTGGGAAGTGCCGTGTTAAGCTGGTGGGCGGGGAACTGGATTCCAAAAAAACACGTCATATTTCAGAGGAAGAGTATGAACAGGGATGGCGTCTGGCTTGTGTCAGCACCATCGAGGCAGATGTTGTGGTGATGGTTCCTGATATTGCTTCGGCTTATCGAAGCAGAATGAAAGTTGCGGATTTAAGTTCACAGGATGAGGTCGCTATTTTTGAAAAGACAAAAGCTGGTATCGAGGAGGCTGGTATTGCACTGCATAACAGCCTGAGAACCATATCCATTACGATGGATATTCCAACGCTGGACGATACAATGCCTGATAATGAAAGGCTGGTTCGTGCGCTGAAGAAAGCGACCGGTGCCGAGCGCGTGCAGCTGCCGTATACCGTAATGTGCAAACTGCCGGATGTGCTTCGCGCCAGTGACTTTACGGTTCAGTGTGTGCTCCGTACAGCTGCAAATGGTCATATCTTTGTCTATGATGTTTATGAAAAGGATGAAGATGTGGTAATTGGCGGTCTGGCGATTGATATCGGAACGACGACAGTATCCGGTCTGATCATTAACATGGAGACCGGTGAAATTATCGGGAAAGCGTCGAGCGGGAATGGGCAGATCCGGTATGGTGCCGATGTGATCAACCGGATTATCGAATCACTCAAGCCAGGCGGAAAAGAACGCCTGCAGAATGCAGTGATCCAGGAAACCATCAATCCGATGATTGAGCAGATGTGCCGTGCGAATGGATTTGATCCGAAGCATATTTACCGTATGTGTGTGGCCGGCAACACAACCATGAATCATCTGTTTGCCGGAATCAATGCGGATCCGCTCAGAATGGAACCGTATATTCCTGCATTTTTTAAGACAAACGCATTCTATGCATCCGATCTTAATATAAATATTAACCCGGATGCACATCTTATCATAGCGCCAAATATCGGAAGCTATGTGGGCGGCGATATTACTGCAGGTACGTTAGTCAGTATGATCTGGAATAAACCGGAATTTTCTCTTTTCATTGACCTTGGCACGAACGGTGAGCTTGTATTCGGAAATTCCGATTTCCTCATGAGCTGTGCGTGTTCCGCCGGGCCTGCCTTTGAGGGCGGCGACATCAGCTGCGGTATGCGTGCGACAGATGGAGCCATCGAAGCGTGCGTCATCGATAAAGACACGATGGAACCGACATTTGAGATTATCGGAGCATCGGATGAGAAACCGATCGGCCTGTGCGGTTCCGGCATTATCGATGTGATCAGTGAATTGTACCGGTGCGGTATCATCAATCCAAAAGGGAAATTTGCCCGAGAAGGAAAAAGAATCCGCCATGATAAATACGGAATGGGAAGCTATGTCCTGGCATTTCAGGAAGAGGCGGCATCGGTGAAAGATATCGAGATCACTGAAGTGGACATCGATAATTTTATCCGGGCAAAGGGAGCTATTTTCTCGGCTATCCGTACCATGCTGTCTTCTCTGGACTTTGATATCTCTATGGTAGAAGAAGTCTATGTAGCGGGCGGTATTGGAAGTGGAATCAATATGGAAAATGCGGTGAATATCGGTATGCTGCCGGATATTCCGCTGGACAAATTCCACTATATCGGTAATTCCTCTCTCTCCGGAGCATACGCGATGCTGCTTTCGACGGAGGCGGAAAAGAAGACGTACGAGGTGGCTTCCAACATGACATATCTGGAACTCAGTGCGGTGCCGACTTATATGGACGAGTTTGTTGCATCCTGCTTTATTCCGCATACAGATAACTCCATGTTTCCGTCTGTGACATTGAAGTAG
- a CDS encoding NAD(P)H-dependent oxidoreductase subunit E has protein sequence MLDQSYYDVADEVIGRYGKKAGSLIPIMQDIQGVYRYLPGELLTYVAKEIGIKEAKAYSVATFYENFSFEPKGKYIIKVCDGTACHVRKSMPVLEALYKELGLSKKKRTTDDMLFTVETVSCLGACGLAPAMTVNDEVHPKMTPEKAVAVVRELRGDGK, from the coding sequence ATGCTGGATCAGTCTTATTATGACGTGGCAGATGAGGTGATTGGGCGCTATGGCAAAAAAGCCGGTTCGCTGATCCCGATCATGCAGGACATCCAGGGGGTATACCGTTACCTGCCGGGGGAACTGCTGACGTATGTGGCGAAGGAAATTGGGATAAAAGAAGCAAAGGCTTACAGTGTTGCAACCTTTTATGAAAATTTCTCATTTGAGCCAAAAGGAAAATACATTATTAAGGTTTGTGACGGTACTGCCTGTCACGTGAGGAAATCCATGCCGGTTCTGGAAGCATTGTACAAAGAGCTGGGACTAAGCAAAAAGAAACGCACCACAGACGATATGTTGTTTACGGTAGAAACAGTATCCTGCCTCGGGGCATGTGGGCTGGCGCCGGCGATGACAGTCAATGACGAAGTGCATCCCAAGATGACACCGGAGAAAGCAGTGGCGGTGGTTCGTGAATTGAGAGGTGATGGCAAATGA
- the acsC gene encoding acetyl-CoA decarbonylase/synthase complex subunit gamma: MALSGIQIFKMTPKKNCKECGSPTCMAFSMKVAQGAVDISACPYMSEEALASLSAATAPPMKTIKVGTGEGEYTLGGETVLYRHEKTFVSKTRYAVALCSCMDDAEIDAKIAAIPVVDYERISERMQVEMVYVNYDAASGADKYVALVKKAAATGKTLVLGCDDVEVAKAALAECKDGKPVLNGANASNYEAMSAVAKEAGVVLGVSGADLNELYDTVAALEKLDNKDLVLDVTGASIKEAFANAVQVRRAALKDEDRTFGYPSIVNTVKLAKGDKYMQEALSSVFTLKYGSIVVMEELGYAEALPLFGLRQNVFTDPQKPMKVEPGIYPLNGADENSICLTTVDFALTYFIVSGELERSGVPINMLISDAGGLSVLTAWAAGKLSSASVAKFITENVEDKIKSRKLIIPGKVAVLKGDIESKLPDWEVIVAPNEAVQLVKFLKDMQENGQL; encoded by the coding sequence ATGGCATTATCAGGTATTCAAATATTTAAAATGACACCAAAGAAAAACTGTAAGGAGTGCGGCAGCCCAACTTGTATGGCTTTCTCCATGAAAGTTGCTCAGGGTGCGGTTGACATTTCTGCATGCCCTTACATGTCGGAAGAAGCGCTTGCTTCCTTATCAGCAGCTACTGCACCGCCTATGAAGACGATCAAGGTTGGTACAGGAGAAGGCGAATATACACTTGGCGGAGAGACAGTTCTCTACAGACATGAAAAAACTTTTGTGAGCAAGACAAGATATGCAGTTGCTCTCTGCAGCTGCATGGATGACGCTGAAATTGATGCTAAGATTGCAGCAATTCCGGTTGTTGATTACGAACGTATCAGTGAAAGAATGCAGGTTGAAATGGTTTATGTAAACTATGATGCTGCTTCAGGCGCTGACAAATACGTTGCTCTTGTTAAAAAAGCGGCAGCTACAGGAAAAACTCTCGTTCTGGGATGTGATGATGTAGAAGTTGCAAAAGCTGCTCTTGCAGAATGTAAGGACGGCAAACCGGTATTAAACGGTGCAAATGCTTCCAACTATGAAGCTATGAGTGCAGTTGCCAAAGAGGCAGGTGTTGTTCTCGGTGTATCCGGAGCGGACTTAAATGAATTGTATGACACAGTTGCAGCCCTTGAAAAACTGGATAACAAAGATCTTGTTCTGGATGTGACAGGTGCAAGCATTAAAGAGGCTTTTGCAAACGCAGTTCAGGTAAGACGTGCAGCTCTGAAAGATGAAGACAGAACCTTCGGATATCCGTCTATCGTAAACACTGTAAAACTTGCAAAAGGTGATAAATACATGCAGGAAGCTCTGTCTTCTGTATTTACACTGAAATATGGTTCCATCGTTGTTATGGAAGAACTGGGATATGCGGAAGCACTTCCGCTGTTTGGTCTGCGTCAGAACGTATTCACAGATCCTCAGAAACCAATGAAAGTTGAACCGGGCATTTATCCGCTGAACGGCGCAGATGAGAATTCTATCTGCCTGACAACAGTTGACTTTGCTCTTACATATTTCATCGTTTCCGGTGAGCTGGAGAGATCCGGTGTTCCGATTAACATGCTGATCAGCGACGCGGGCGGACTTTCCGTACTGACTGCATGGGCTGCTGGAAAACTTTCTTCTGCTTCTGTAGCAAAATTCATCACAGAGAACGTAGAGGACAAGATCAAATCCAGAAAACTTATTATTCCTGGTAAAGTTGCTGTATTGAAGGGCGATATCGAATCCAAGTTACCTGACTGGGAAGTTATCGTTGCACCGAACGAGGCAGTACAGCTGGTTAAATTCCTGAAAGACATGCAGGAGAACGGCCAGTTATAA
- the acsE gene encoding carbon monoxide dehydrogenase/acetyl-CoA synthase methytransferase subunit: MAKFVTIGERIHCISPAIKEAMATRNPEAILKRAKEQLEAGATYLDVNIGPAESDGPELMQWAVKTIQENFDNVPLALDTANKAAIEAGIAVYNRSKGKPIVNSADAGDRISYIDLAAANDAIVVALCSDGPIAADNDERMVHCQTMLEHGMMLGMEPTDLWFDPLFIVVKGMQDKQMEVLEAIKMFSDMGLNSTGGLSNNSNGMPKDIRPIMDSALVAMCMMQGLTSAIVNPCDKRLMETIKSCDVFKNNTLYADSYLEL, encoded by the coding sequence ATGGCAAAATTTGTAACTATTGGGGAAAGAATTCATTGTATTTCACCTGCAATAAAAGAAGCAATGGCTACACGTAATCCTGAAGCGATCTTAAAACGTGCAAAAGAGCAGCTGGAAGCAGGTGCTACATATCTTGACGTTAACATTGGACCTGCAGAGAGTGACGGACCGGAACTGATGCAGTGGGCTGTTAAAACAATTCAGGAAAACTTTGACAATGTTCCGCTGGCACTTGATACAGCTAATAAAGCTGCTATCGAAGCTGGTATCGCTGTATATAACAGATCCAAGGGAAAACCAATCGTTAACTCTGCGGATGCAGGTGACAGAATCAGCTATATCGATCTTGCAGCAGCAAACGATGCAATCGTAGTTGCACTCTGCTCTGACGGACCAATCGCTGCTGATAATGACGAGCGTATGGTACACTGCCAGACAATGCTGGAGCACGGTATGATGCTGGGAATGGAGCCTACAGATCTGTGGTTTGACCCGCTGTTTATCGTTGTAAAAGGTATGCAGGACAAACAGATGGAAGTTCTGGAAGCAATCAAAATGTTCAGTGATATGGGACTGAATTCTACAGGCGGACTTTCCAATAACTCCAATGGTATGCCGAAAGATATCAGACCGATCATGGATTCAGCTCTGGTTGCTATGTGTATGATGCAGGGTCTTACTTCTGCTATCGTTAACCCATGTGATAAGAGACTTATGGAAACAATCAAATCCTGTGATGTTTTCAAAAACAACACACTGTATGCAGATTCTTATCTGGAACTGTAA
- the acsB gene encoding acetyl-CoA decarbonylase/synthase complex subunit alpha/beta — translation MTLFDRVFGGNDAVYGLTEGAIDGAIAQYGEDKAVSFPNTAYSLPCYYSVTGTKVTNLKELKEALGVVKTLMTRNKRLNDAFMSGVATALCAEFIEVLKYIDGAEPYAEPCYGHLGDAVIRELGVPLVTGDIPGVAVILGAAPSVEEGVELVKSYQAQGILVTLVGGIIDQCEEAGYKTGANVRVIPLGKDVTSVIHVVSVALRAALIFGNIAPGDAGNLMKYTFERVPAFVNAFKPLDDVIVACGAGAIALGFPVVTNETENIFRVPKSLIVQEDVSKFNATSLEARDIKIKITKIDIPVAFGSAFEGEIIRKGDMQVEFDGSRVDCCELVQTKELAEVEDHHFELIGKDFDEFEVGSKHSIAYVVEVAGKNMQPDFEPVFERKFHNYVNCIEGVMHTGQRDMIRVRVSKDAFNAGFRAKDLAEVLYARIKSEFDAVVDKCQVKIYTNDEDCTRIRHEVAIPAFDKRDERIGNMTDESVGVYYSCIMCQAFSPSHVCVVTPERLGLCGAVSWLDAKATNELDPAGPCQVITKEKVIDERIGEYEDVNEAVRKFSQGALQDVSLYSIMEKPMTSCGCFECICGIEPFSNGVCIANREYAGMTPLGMTFPELASMTGGGVQTPGFMGHGKQFISSKKFMKAEGGIERIVWMPKELKDQVAEKLNATAKEVYGIENFTDMIGDETIAEDPETLVAFLTEKGHPALSMDPMM, via the coding sequence GTGACATTATTTGATCGAGTATTTGGTGGAAATGATGCTGTATATGGCTTGACAGAAGGCGCAATCGATGGTGCCATCGCTCAGTACGGCGAAGACAAAGCGGTAAGCTTTCCTAATACCGCATACAGCCTGCCATGTTACTATTCAGTGACAGGTACAAAAGTAACCAATTTAAAAGAACTGAAAGAAGCCCTTGGTGTGGTAAAAACTCTGATGACAAGAAATAAACGTCTGAACGACGCTTTCATGTCAGGTGTTGCAACAGCACTCTGTGCAGAATTCATTGAAGTTCTGAAATATATCGACGGAGCAGAACCGTACGCAGAGCCTTGCTACGGACATCTTGGAGATGCTGTGATCCGTGAACTCGGCGTACCGCTTGTAACAGGCGATATCCCGGGCGTAGCCGTAATCCTCGGCGCAGCTCCTTCTGTTGAAGAAGGCGTAGAACTCGTTAAGAGCTATCAGGCACAGGGTATCCTGGTAACACTTGTCGGCGGCATCATCGACCAGTGTGAAGAGGCAGGATACAAGACAGGTGCAAACGTGCGTGTGATCCCGCTTGGAAAAGACGTGACAAGCGTAATCCATGTCGTATCTGTTGCATTGCGTGCAGCCCTCATCTTCGGTAACATTGCACCTGGAGATGCAGGCAACCTGATGAAATATACATTTGAGCGTGTACCGGCATTCGTAAACGCATTCAAACCTCTGGACGACGTAATCGTTGCATGCGGAGCAGGTGCGATTGCACTTGGATTCCCGGTAGTCACAAATGAGACAGAGAATATCTTCCGCGTACCGAAGAGTCTGATCGTGCAGGAAGATGTCAGCAAATTCAATGCAACTTCTCTTGAAGCACGCGATATCAAAATCAAGATCACGAAGATCGATATCCCGGTAGCATTCGGTAGTGCGTTCGAAGGCGAGATCATCCGTAAAGGTGATATGCAGGTGGAATTCGACGGTTCCAGAGTGGACTGCTGCGAGCTGGTGCAGACCAAAGAGCTGGCTGAAGTGGAAGACCATCACTTTGAGCTGATCGGTAAAGACTTCGATGAATTTGAAGTGGGAAGCAAGCACAGCATCGCATACGTAGTGGAAGTTGCCGGAAAAAATATGCAGCCTGACTTTGAGCCTGTATTCGAGCGTAAATTCCATAACTATGTAAACTGTATCGAGGGCGTTATGCATACAGGACAGAGAGATATGATCCGTGTCCGTGTCAGCAAAGATGCATTCAATGCAGGATTCCGTGCGAAAGACCTCGCAGAGGTTCTGTATGCAAGAATCAAAAGCGAATTTGATGCCGTTGTTGATAAATGCCAGGTTAAGATCTACACGAATGACGAAGACTGTACAAGAATCCGTCACGAAGTTGCAATCCCTGCATTTGACAAACGTGATGAGAGAATCGGTAACATGACAGATGAATCCGTAGGCGTATACTACAGCTGTATCATGTGCCAGGCATTCTCACCATCTCACGTATGTGTGGTAACTCCGGAGAGACTGGGACTTTGCGGTGCTGTTTCATGGCTGGATGCGAAAGCAACCAACGAGCTGGATCCGGCAGGACCATGCCAGGTTATCACGAAAGAAAAAGTGATTGATGAGCGTATCGGTGAGTACGAAGATGTCAATGAAGCAGTACGTAAGTTCTCCCAGGGTGCGCTGCAGGATGTATCCCTGTACTCCATCATGGAAAAACCGATGACATCCTGTGGATGTTTCGAGTGTATCTGTGGTATCGAGCCATTCTCCAACGGTGTATGTATCGCGAACCGTGAGTATGCAGGCATGACCCCTCTTGGAATGACATTCCCTGAGCTGGCATCCATGACAGGCGGCGGTGTTCAGACACCAGGCTTCATGGGACATGGTAAACAGTTCATCTCTTCCAAGAAATTCATGAAGGCAGAGGGTGGAATCGAGAGGATTGTTTGGATGCCGAAAGAGCTGAAGGATCAGGTTGCGGAGAAACTGAATGCGACAGCGAAAGAGGTTTATGGAATTGAGAACTTCACAGATATGATCGGTGACGAGACAATTGCAGAAGATCCGGAAACATTGGTTGCATTTTTGACAGAAAAAGGCCATCCAGCCTTGTCAATGGACCCAATGATGTAG
- a CDS encoding carbon monoxide dehydrogenase accessory protein CooC, giving the protein MKIAVTGKGGVGKTTFSATLARLYADEGRNVLAADVDPDANLGLALGFSEEELAEIVPISRMRKLVEERTGATPDNQFYKLNPRVDDIPEKYGRVCNGVRLLVLGTVETGGGGCVCPEHVMLKRIISNLVLRREDVVILDMEAGLEHLGRGTTEGVDCFVVVIEPGARSVQTYRNVKRLAEDLGVAQVRVVANKVRDEEDEAFIRERIPEEDLLGFVHYNTEIIDADRKGCSPYDFSESATDEIRKIKETIDSTIA; this is encoded by the coding sequence ATGAAAATTGCAGTAACAGGAAAAGGCGGCGTTGGAAAGACAACATTTTCTGCGACACTCGCCAGATTATATGCAGATGAAGGAAGAAACGTTTTGGCTGCAGATGTCGATCCCGATGCAAACCTGGGGCTTGCCCTTGGTTTCTCGGAGGAGGAACTGGCCGAGATCGTACCGATCAGCAGAATGCGTAAACTGGTGGAGGAGAGGACGGGAGCAACTCCGGATAATCAGTTTTATAAACTGAATCCCAGGGTTGATGATATTCCGGAAAAATATGGACGGGTATGCAATGGAGTGAGGCTTCTGGTGCTGGGAACAGTGGAAACCGGCGGCGGCGGATGTGTCTGCCCGGAACATGTGATGCTCAAGAGAATCATCAGCAACCTTGTGCTCAGGCGGGAGGATGTCGTAATCCTGGATATGGAAGCAGGACTCGAACATCTTGGACGGGGGACGACGGAAGGTGTGGACTGTTTTGTCGTTGTCATTGAACCGGGAGCGAGAAGTGTTCAGACGTACCGGAATGTGAAGCGCCTGGCTGAAGACCTCGGCGTAGCGCAGGTACGTGTCGTTGCCAATAAAGTACGGGACGAAGAAGATGAGGCATTCATCAGAGAACGTATCCCGGAAGAAGACCTGTTAGGTTTTGTTCATTATAATACCGAAATAATTGATGCAGACCGCAAAGGATGCTCACCGTATGACTTCAGTGAGTCTGCAACAGATGAAATCAGAAAAATTAAAGAGACAATTGATTCGACAATTGCCTAA